A window of the Microtus pennsylvanicus isolate mMicPen1 chromosome 4, mMicPen1.hap1, whole genome shotgun sequence genome harbors these coding sequences:
- the LOC142848831 gene encoding histone H2A type 1-E, giving the protein MSGRGKQGGKARAKAKTRSSRAGLQFPVGRVHRLLRKGNYAERVGAGAPVYLAAVLEYLTAEILELAGNAARDNKKTRIIPRHLQLAIRNDEELNKLLGRVTIAQGGVLPNIQAVLLPKKTESHHKAKGK; this is encoded by the coding sequence ATGTCTGGACGTGGCAAGCAGGGTGGCAAAGCTCGCGCCAAGGCCAAGACCCGCTCCTCCCGGGCCGGCCTGCAGTTCCCCGTGGGCCGCGTGCACCGCCTCCTCCGCAAGGGCAACTACGCGGAGCGGGTGGGCGCCGGCGCCCCGGTGTACCTGGCGGCCGTGCTGGAGTACCTGACGGCCGAGATCCTGGAGCTGGCTGGCAACGCGGCCCGCGACAACAAGAAGACGCGCATCATCCCGCGCCACCTGCAGCTGGCCATCCGCAACGACGAGGAGCTCAACAAGCTGCTGGGCCGCGTGACGATCGCGCAGGGCGGCGTCCTGCCCAACATCCAGGCGGTGCTGCTGCCCAAGAAGACCGAGAGCCACCACAAGGCCAAGGGAAAATAA
- the LOC142848832 gene encoding histone H2B type 1-B, with protein MPEPSKSAPAPKKGSKKAITKAQKKDGKKRKRSRKESYSVYVYKVLKQVHPDTGISSKAMGIMNSFVNDIFERIAGEASRLAHYNKRSTITSREIQTAVRLLLPGELAKHAVSEGTKAVTKYTSSK; from the coding sequence ATGCCTGAACCCTCCAAGTCAGCTCCAGCTCCTAAGAAGGGCTCCAAGAAAGCCATCACAAAAGCTCAaaagaaggatggaaagaagCGCAAGCGCAGCCGCAAGGAGAGCTACTCGGTGTACGTGTACAAGGTGCTGAAGCAGGTCCACCCCGACACCGGCATCTCTTCCAAGGCCATGGGCATCATGAACTCGTTCGTCAACGACATCTTCGAGCGCATCGCGGGCGAGGCGTCGCGCCTGGCGCATTACAACAAGCGCTCGACCATCACGTCCCGGGAGATCCAGACGGCCGTGCGCCTGCTGCTGCCCGGGGAGCTGGCCAAGCACGCCGTGTCCGAGGGCACCAAGGCCGTCACCAAGTACACTAGCTCCAAGTGA
- the LOC142848833 gene encoding histone H3: MARTKQTARKSTGGKAPRKQLATKAARKSAPATGGVKKPHRYRPGTVALREIRRYQKSTELLIRKLPFQRLVREIAQDFKTDLRFQSSAVMALQEASEAYLVGLFEDTNLCAIHAKRVTIMPKDIQLARRIRGERA, translated from the coding sequence ATGGCTCGTACTAAGCAGACCGCTCGCAAGTCCACCGGCGGCAAAGCCCCGCGCAAGCAGCTGGCCACTAAGGCCGCCCGCAAGAGCGCCCCGGCCACCGGCGGCGTGAAGAAGCCCCACCGCTACCGGCCCGGCACCGTGGCGCTGCGCGAGATCCGGCGCTACCAGAAGTCGACCGAGCTGCTGATCCGCAAGCTGCCGTTCCAGCGTCTGGTGCGCGAGATCGCGCAGGACTTCAAGACCGACCTGCGCTTCCAGAGCTCGGCCGTCATGGCTCTGCAGGAGGCCAGCGAGGCCTACCTGGTGGGTCTGTTTGAGGACACGAACCTGTGCGCCATCCACGCCAAGCGCGTCACCATCATGCCCAAGGACATCCAGCTGGCCCGCCGCATCCGCGGGGAGAGGGCATAA
- the H1-2 gene encoding histone H1.2, with product MSETAPAAPAAAPPAEKAPAKKKAAKKPAGARRKASGPPVSELITKAVAASKERSGVSLAALKKALAAAGYDVEKNNSRIKLGLKSLVSKGTLVQTKGTGASGSFKLNKKAASGESKPKAKKAGASKAKKPAGAAKKPKKATGAATPKKAAKKTPKKAKKPAAAAVTKKVAKSPKKAKVAKPKKVKSASKAVKPKAAKPKVAKPKKVAAKKK from the coding sequence ATGTCGGAGACCGCTCCTGCCGCCCCCGCTGCCGCTCCCCCTGCGGAGAAGGCGCCTGCCAAAAAGAAGGCTGCCAAGAAACCCGCAGGGGCTCGACGCAAGGCGTCCGGACCCCCGGTGTCCGAGCTCATCACCAAGGCCGTGGCCGCCTCCAAGGAGCGCAGCGGCGTGTCCCTGGCCGCGCTCAAGAAGGCGCTGGCGGCCGCCGGCTACGATGTGGAGAAGAACAACAGCCGCATCAAGCTGGGGCTCAAGAGCCTGGTGAGCAAGGGCACCCTGGTGCAGACCAAGGGCACCGGCGCCTCTGGCTCCTTCAAGCTCAACAAGAAGGCGGCTTCCGGCGAGTCCAAGCCCAAAGCCAAGAAGGCGGGCGCGTCCAAGGCTAAGAAGCCCGCGGGTGCAGCCAAGAAGCCCAAGAAGGCAACCGGTGCTGCCACACCCAAGAAGGCCGCCAAGAAGACCCCGAAGAAGGCCAAGAAGCCCGCGGCTGCTGCCGTGACCAAGAAAGTGGCCAAGAGTCCAAAGAAGGCTAAGGTTGCCAAGCCCAAGAAGGTCAAGAGTGCGTCCAAGGCTGTGAAACCGAAGGCTGCCAAGCCCAAGGTTGCTAAGCCCAAGAAGGTTGCAGCCAAGAAGAAGTAG